A genomic window from Paucibacter sp. KCTC 42545 includes:
- the obgE gene encoding GTPase ObgE, with protein MKFIDEATIDIVAGNGGAGCASFRREKFIPFGGPDGGDGGRGGSVYAVGDVNLNTLIDYRYARRHEARNGEAGRGSDCYGAASDDVILRMPVGTIIKDLETDTVIAELLEPDEKILLAKGGDGGFGNLHFKTSTNRAPRQKTPGWPGEAKKVKLELRVLADVGLLGQPNAGKSTLITAVSNARPKIADYPFTTLYPNLGVVRVGPEKSFVVADIPGLIEGAAEGAGLGHQFLRHLQRTRLLLHVVDLAPFDPAVDPVAEAKAIVAELKKYDESLYDKPRWLVLNKLDMVPEDERAKRVKDFIKRYKWKGPVFEISALTRDGCQSLVHAIYDHVASAQRVIVEVDPRFPDGKPAAPAADDDAA; from the coding sequence ATGAAGTTCATCGACGAAGCCACCATCGATATCGTGGCCGGCAATGGTGGTGCCGGCTGTGCGAGTTTTCGCCGCGAAAAGTTCATCCCCTTCGGTGGGCCCGACGGTGGTGATGGCGGACGTGGTGGCAGTGTTTATGCCGTCGGTGACGTCAACCTCAATACCTTGATCGACTACCGTTATGCGCGCCGCCATGAGGCCCGCAATGGCGAGGCCGGTCGCGGTTCGGATTGCTACGGTGCGGCCTCGGATGATGTCATCCTGCGCATGCCCGTGGGCACCATCATCAAAGACTTGGAAACCGACACGGTGATCGCCGAGTTGTTGGAGCCGGACGAAAAGATCCTGCTGGCCAAGGGCGGTGACGGTGGCTTCGGCAACTTGCATTTCAAGACCAGTACCAACCGCGCCCCGCGTCAGAAGACGCCCGGCTGGCCCGGTGAGGCCAAAAAGGTCAAGCTGGAATTGCGCGTGCTGGCCGATGTGGGTCTGCTGGGCCAGCCCAATGCGGGCAAGTCCACGCTGATCACCGCGGTGTCGAATGCGCGCCCCAAGATTGCGGACTATCCCTTCACGACCCTGTACCCGAATCTGGGTGTGGTGCGCGTCGGGCCGGAGAAGAGCTTTGTGGTCGCCGACATCCCCGGCTTGATCGAAGGCGCGGCCGAAGGTGCGGGCTTGGGTCACCAGTTCCTGCGTCATTTGCAGCGCACGCGTTTGCTGCTGCATGTGGTTGATCTGGCGCCCTTTGATCCGGCGGTTGACCCGGTGGCGGAAGCCAAGGCCATCGTGGCCGAGCTGAAGAAGTACGACGAGTCTTTGTACGACAAGCCGCGCTGGTTGGTGCTCAACAAGCTGGACATGGTGCCGGAAGACGAGCGCGCCAAGCGGGTGAAAGATTTCATCAAGCGCTACAAGTGGAAGGGCCCGGTGTTTGAAATCTCGGCCTTGACGCGCGACGGGTGCCAAAGCCTGGTGCACGCCATTTACGACCATGTGGCTTCGGCCCAGCGCGTCATCGTCGAAGTGGATCCCCGCTTCCCGGATGGCA
- the rplU gene encoding 50S ribosomal protein L21: MYAVIKTGGKQYKVAAGEKIKIEQIAADVGQEIVIDQILAVGNGAELKIGTPLVAGASVSATVVAHGRHDKVRIFKLRRRKHYKKSQGHRQNFTELLISTVNG, translated from the coding sequence ATGTACGCGGTCATAAAAACCGGCGGTAAGCAATACAAAGTTGCTGCCGGCGAAAAGATCAAGATAGAACAGATTGCTGCGGATGTTGGCCAAGAGATTGTGATCGACCAAATTTTGGCTGTCGGCAACGGCGCTGAATTGAAGATTGGCACTCCCTTGGTTGCGGGCGCAAGCGTTTCCGCCACAGTTGTGGCTCACGGTAGGCACGACAAAGTGCGCATCTTCAAGCTGCGCCGTCGTAAGCACTACAAGAAGAGTCAAGGCCATCGCCAGAACTTCACCGAGCTGTTGATCAGCACGGTGAACGGCTGA
- the rpmA gene encoding 50S ribosomal protein L27 has product MAQKKGGGSTRNGRDSKPKMLGVKAFGGQLISAGSIIVRQRGTKFHPGTNVGIGKDHTLFALVDGHVSFAIKGEKSRQTVFVTAA; this is encoded by the coding sequence ATGGCACAGAAAAAGGGCGGCGGTTCAACACGAAACGGCCGCGACTCCAAACCAAAGATGTTGGGTGTGAAGGCCTTCGGCGGCCAACTCATCTCGGCAGGTTCCATCATCGTGCGTCAGCGCGGTACCAAGTTCCATCCCGGCACTAACGTCGGTATCGGCAAGGACCACACGCTGTTCGCCTTGGTTGACGGCCACGTGTCGTTCGCCATCAAGGGTGAAAAGAGCCGCCAGACCGTGTTCGTGACGGCTGCCTAA